Part of the Methylorubrum populi genome is shown below.
AGCGCTCGACCTCCTGGTCGAGGCCGCGCAGCCCGGCGTGACGACCGAGCATCTCGACAGGCTCGCCTTCGAGTTCGGCATGGACCACGGCGCCTATCCGGCCTCGCTGTTCTACCGCGGCTACCGCAAGTCGATCTGCACCTCGATCAATCATGTCGTGTGCCACGGCATCCCCAACGACAAGCCCCTGCGCGAGGGCGACATCGTCAACCTCGATTGCTGCCTGATCCTCGACGGCTGGCACGGTGATTCGAGCCGCATGGCCTATATCGGCGAGGTGCCGCGCAAGGCGCAGCGCCTGTGCGAGATCACCTACGAGGCGCTGATGCGCGGCATCCGCGCGGTGCGGCCCGGCGGCTCCACCAACGATATCGGTCGTGCAATCCAGACCTATGCCGAGGCCGAGCGCTGCTCGGTGGTGCGCGATTTCTGCGGCCACGGGCTCGGCCGCGTCTACCACGACGCGCCGACGATCCTGCACTACGTCGAGCCGAGCTACGACGTGCCGCTGAAAGCCGGCCAGTTCTTCACCATCGAGCCGATGATCAATCTCGGCCGCCCGGCGGTGAAGGTGCTCTCCGACGGCTGGACCGCGGTGACTCGCGACCGCTCGCTCTCGGCGCAGTTCGAGCACACGGTGGCGGTGACGGAGGACGGCTTCGAGATTTTCACGCTCTCGCCCAAGGGGCTCGATCAGCCCAAGCCGCACGGTACCCAGGCCGACTGACGGCCCGCCGGGAGATGGTCCGCCGGACGGCCGAACCGCCCGCCCTGCCGGGTCTCGCCGAGGCGGCTCCGGCCTCCGCCGGGGACGCCCCGCACTATCACGGCCATCGCGAGCGCCTGCGCGCCCGCTTCGCCGAGGCCGGCGCCGAGGCGCTGGCCGATTACGAGCTCCTCGAACTCGCCCTGTTCCGATCGATCCCGCGGCGGGACGTGAAGCCGCTCGCCAAGGCACTGATCCGCCGGTTCGGCTCCTTCGCCGAAGTGGTCAGCGCCGAGCCCGCCCGGCTCGCCGAGGTGGAGGGCGTCAGCGCCGGTGTCGCCGCCGACTTGAAGCTGATCGAGGCCGCCGGCCGTCGACTCGCCCGCGGCGCCATCGCAGGCCGTCCGCTGCTCTCATCGTGGAGCGCGCTTCTCGAATATCTGCGCGCCACCATGGCCTTCTCCGGCCGCGAGGAGTTCCGGGTGCTGTTCCTCGACCGGCGCAACCACCTGATCGCCGACGAGGTGCAGGGCCGCGGCACCGTCGATCACACCCCGGTCTATCCCCGCGAGGTGGCCCGCCGCGCGCTCGAACTCTCGGCCACCGCGATCATCCTTGCCCACAACCATCCCTCCGGCGATCCGGCGCCGTCGGGCGCCGACATCCGCATGACGCGGGAGATCGTCTCGGTGCTCGATCCCCTCGGGATCGTCGTGCACGACCATGTCATCCTCGGCCGCGACGGCCATGCGAGCCTGAAAGGGCTCAAGCTGATCTGATGGAGAGGAGCGGCCGCGCTGCGGCTGCGCAGGGCGAGGGTGACACCGCTCGGCGCCCCCGGCTCCGACCCGTCCTGGCTTTCATCGGCTCCGAACGAGGGATAGGCACGCGCCGAGCCTCCGCTACATCTCCGAGAGGTTGTCCGGCAAACCTGCCGACGAGCGGAGCGCGGGTGACGCGGTCCGCGGTAGGATGCCACGGCAAGTTGAGGACGCACGGGGTCAGGCGGGCCGGCAGCCTTCCGGGTGGCCTGCCTCTTGCTCCGGCAAGACGAGACATCAGGGGGAATCGCGCGGATGGCGCTCACGGCGTTCGACGAGATGAACGGAGGCGGATCGGGGCAGCCGGGGTCGGCCACTGTCCGTGAGGCCTACGACATCCTCAAGGCTTGGCTCGACAAGACGCCGCCCGAGCATTTCAACACCCGCCGCAGCCAGGCCGAGATGCTGTTCCGGCGCATCGGCATCACCTTCGCGGTCTACGGCGCCAACGAATCGACCGAGCGGCTGATCCCCTTCGACATCATCCCGCGGGTGCTGACGAAGCCGGAATGGGATTTCCTCGAGCGCGGCCTCAAGCAGCGCGTCACCGCGCTCAACGCCTTCATCAACGACATCTACGGCGCGGAAGAGTGCATCAAGGCCGGGATCATCCCGCCCGACCTCGTCTACCGCAATCCGCATTACCGCATGGAGATGCGCGCCTTCGACGTGCCGCACGACCTCTACGTCCACATCGCCGGCATCGACATCGTGCGCACCGGCGCGAACGACTTCTTCGTGCTGGAGGACAACGCCCGCACGCCGTCCGGCGTCTCCTACATGCTGGAGAACCGCGAGGTGATGATGCGGCTCTTCCCCGAGCTGTTCTCCCGCCACCGCGTCGCGCCGGTCGAAAACTATCCCGACGCCCTGCTCGCGACCCTGCGCAGCCTCGCGCCCGTTTCCGCCACACGCGACCCGACGGTCGTGCTGCTGACGCCGGGGCGCTACAACTCGGCCTTCTACGAACACTCGTTCCTGGCCGACAAGCTCGGCGTCGAACTGGTGGAGGCGGGCGACCTCTTCACCAAGGACGAAGTCGTCTACATGCGCACGACCGAGGGGCCGCGCCGGGTCGACGTGATCTACCGCCGCCTCGACGACGACTTTTTGGATCCGCTCGTCTTCCGTCCCGATTCCGTGCTCGGCGTGCCCGGCCTGATGAACGCCTACGAGCGCGGCAACGTCACGCTCTCGAACGCGGTCGGAACCGGCATCTCGGACGACAAGGCCGTCTACAGCTACATGCCGGAGATCGTGAAGTTCTTCACCGGCGAGGAGCCGATCCTGCACAACGTGCCGACCTATCGCTGCCGCGAGCGGGAAGCCTTCTCCTACGTGATGGACAACCTCAAGGACCTCGTGGTGAAGGAGGTCAACGGCTCGGGCGGCTACGGCATGCTGGTCGGCCCGCACGCCA
Proteins encoded:
- a CDS encoding circularly permuted type 2 ATP-grasp protein; this translates as MALTAFDEMNGGGSGQPGSATVREAYDILKAWLDKTPPEHFNTRRSQAEMLFRRIGITFAVYGANESTERLIPFDIIPRVLTKPEWDFLERGLKQRVTALNAFINDIYGAEECIKAGIIPPDLVYRNPHYRMEMRAFDVPHDLYVHIAGIDIVRTGANDFFVLEDNARTPSGVSYMLENREVMMRLFPELFSRHRVAPVENYPDALLATLRSLAPVSATRDPTVVLLTPGRYNSAFYEHSFLADKLGVELVEAGDLFTKDEVVYMRTTEGPRRVDVIYRRLDDDFLDPLVFRPDSVLGVPGLMNAYERGNVTLSNAVGTGISDDKAVYSYMPEIVKFFTGEEPILHNVPTYRCREREAFSYVMDNLKDLVVKEVNGSGGYGMLVGPHATRREIDEFAKKLRHAPDNFIAQPTLSLSTCPTFVASGVAPRHVDLRPFVLAGADEIRIVPGGLTRVALKEGSLVVNSSQGGGTKDTWVLDA
- the map gene encoding type I methionyl aminopeptidase → MSREEQAVAEGGRRAPEPPIHGPEGFEGMRRAGRLTAEALDLLVEAAQPGVTTEHLDRLAFEFGMDHGAYPASLFYRGYRKSICTSINHVVCHGIPNDKPLREGDIVNLDCCLILDGWHGDSSRMAYIGEVPRKAQRLCEITYEALMRGIRAVRPGGSTNDIGRAIQTYAEAERCSVVRDFCGHGLGRVYHDAPTILHYVEPSYDVPLKAGQFFTIEPMINLGRPAVKVLSDGWTAVTRDRSLSAQFEHTVAVTEDGFEIFTLSPKGLDQPKPHGTQAD
- the radC gene encoding RadC family protein, producing MVRRTAEPPALPGLAEAAPASAGDAPHYHGHRERLRARFAEAGAEALADYELLELALFRSIPRRDVKPLAKALIRRFGSFAEVVSAEPARLAEVEGVSAGVAADLKLIEAAGRRLARGAIAGRPLLSSWSALLEYLRATMAFSGREEFRVLFLDRRNHLIADEVQGRGTVDHTPVYPREVARRALELSATAIILAHNHPSGDPAPSGADIRMTREIVSVLDPLGIVVHDHVILGRDGHASLKGLKLI